One part of the Lapillicoccus jejuensis genome encodes these proteins:
- a CDS encoding TetR/AcrR family transcriptional regulator, which produces MPRADPERRDRIIDAALECVAVDGVAGTSHRKVAARAGVPLGSMTYHFAGMDELLVEAFTRFAATIADAFEKRLATTGSGRDDLVDALVDLIHGDLQRSVSEQVLSYELYTLAARRPEFRAITHDWMRASRVALGRHLDPVTARIVDAYVEGAAMHIALDPEPQTPDVTRDAVRRLIGVPGR; this is translated from the coding sequence ATGCCGCGCGCCGACCCGGAGCGCCGCGACCGGATCATCGACGCCGCGCTCGAGTGCGTCGCGGTCGACGGCGTCGCCGGCACCTCGCACCGCAAGGTCGCGGCGCGCGCAGGGGTGCCGTTGGGCTCGATGACCTACCACTTCGCCGGCATGGACGAGCTGCTCGTCGAGGCCTTCACGCGGTTCGCCGCGACGATCGCCGACGCCTTCGAAAAGCGCCTGGCGACAACGGGATCGGGCCGCGACGACCTCGTCGACGCGCTGGTCGACCTCATCCACGGGGATCTGCAGCGGTCGGTCAGCGAGCAGGTGCTCAGCTACGAGCTCTACACCCTCGCCGCCCGCCGTCCCGAGTTCCGCGCCATCACCCACGACTGGATGCGGGCCAGCCGCGTCGCCCTCGGCCGGCACCTCGACCCGGTCACCGCGCGCATCGTCGACGCCTACGTCGAGGGCGCCGCGATGCACATCGCGCTCGACCCCGAGCCGCAGACGCCGGACGTCACCCGCGACGCCGTACGGCGCCTCATCGGCGTCCCCGGCCGGTAG
- a CDS encoding sugar O-acetyltransferase, with translation MLAGDPYVADDPENAERYRRAVRLARRWHEAYDADDPGARALLADLVGHLGDGAVVRPPLHLDYGDHLSIGDHTFVNTGLTALDVAPITIGAHCQIGPHVQLLTPTHPLDPDQRRAGIEAAQPITLGDNVWLGGGVIVLPGVTIGDDSVVGAGAVVTKDVSAGVVVVGNPARVVRELRGR, from the coding sequence ATGCTCGCCGGCGACCCCTACGTCGCCGACGACCCCGAGAACGCCGAGCGGTACCGCCGGGCGGTGCGGCTGGCCCGTCGGTGGCACGAGGCGTACGACGCCGACGACCCCGGCGCCCGCGCGCTGCTCGCCGACCTCGTCGGCCACCTCGGCGACGGCGCCGTGGTCCGACCGCCGCTGCACCTCGACTACGGCGACCACCTGAGCATCGGCGACCACACCTTCGTCAACACGGGCCTCACCGCCCTCGACGTCGCGCCCATCACGATCGGCGCGCACTGCCAGATCGGGCCGCACGTGCAGCTGCTCACGCCCACGCACCCGCTCGACCCCGACCAGCGGCGGGCCGGGATCGAGGCGGCGCAGCCGATCACGCTGGGGGACAACGTCTGGCTGGGTGGCGGGGTGATCGTCCTGCCGGGTGTGACGATCGGCGACGACAGCGTCGTCGGAGCCGGCGCCGTGGTCACCAAGGACGTCTCCGCCGGGGTGGTCGTCGTCGGCAACCCGGCCCGGGTCGTGCGCGAGCTGCGGGGCCGCTGA
- a CDS encoding MFS transporter: MPSVRPLARPAPTVPDDIRRARLAVAGVFFAAGFALAAWVVNIPAVQEATGISHATLGGLLLVLGAGSVVGLQSGGLLIDRVGSRTLTVVAGLLLAAAVNLPGLAGSPWALAAALAAFGLANGLTDVAMNDQAVLVERRYPRPVMSSFHACWSVGGAVGAGVGALVQRADLPTQVALGVGAVVTALLVALSGRFLVTDRGAVVPEAERGSVTGAPELVPGTRSRLLTLAVLAFLLMLAEGAANDWSALQAVEDLGQREAAGSLAYGAFAVAMTVGRFASDPVVHRVGRPALVRWGSLLAAVGVLVVVLSRAYPLTLVGWVAFGLGLSGIVPQIFTTAGNLDVPNRGVVISRVMGAGYVGILAGPAVVGWLAGLVGLTHALLVPVGCCVVALLVAHRAVAPAPRRVDGAAQDRRVTAELRRP; encoded by the coding sequence GTGCCCTCGGTCCGCCCCCTCGCCCGCCCCGCCCCGACCGTCCCGGACGACATCCGCCGCGCGCGGCTCGCGGTCGCCGGCGTCTTCTTCGCCGCCGGGTTCGCCCTCGCCGCCTGGGTGGTCAACATCCCCGCGGTGCAGGAGGCGACCGGCATCTCGCACGCCACGCTCGGCGGACTCCTCCTCGTGCTCGGGGCCGGCTCGGTCGTCGGGCTGCAGAGCGGTGGTCTGCTCATCGACCGCGTCGGGAGTCGCACCCTCACCGTCGTCGCCGGCCTCCTGCTCGCCGCCGCGGTCAACCTGCCGGGGCTGGCCGGGTCACCGTGGGCCCTCGCCGCCGCCCTCGCCGCCTTCGGGCTGGCCAACGGTCTCACCGACGTGGCGATGAACGACCAGGCCGTCCTCGTGGAACGGCGCTACCCGCGACCGGTCATGTCGAGCTTCCACGCGTGCTGGTCGGTCGGGGGAGCGGTCGGGGCCGGCGTCGGCGCCCTGGTGCAGCGCGCCGACCTGCCGACCCAGGTCGCGCTGGGGGTCGGTGCCGTGGTCACCGCACTGCTCGTGGCCCTCTCGGGTCGCTTCCTGGTCACCGATCGTGGGGCGGTCGTCCCGGAGGCCGAGCGGGGCTCCGTCACCGGGGCGCCGGAGCTGGTGCCGGGGACCCGGAGCCGGCTGCTCACCCTCGCCGTCCTCGCCTTCCTGCTCATGCTCGCCGAGGGCGCCGCCAACGACTGGAGCGCGTTGCAGGCCGTCGAGGACCTCGGCCAGCGCGAGGCCGCGGGGTCGCTCGCGTACGGCGCCTTCGCCGTCGCCATGACGGTCGGGCGCTTCGCCTCCGACCCCGTCGTGCACCGGGTGGGTCGCCCCGCCCTGGTCCGGTGGGGCTCGCTGCTCGCCGCCGTCGGCGTGCTCGTCGTCGTCCTGTCGCGCGCGTACCCCCTCACCCTCGTCGGGTGGGTCGCCTTCGGTCTCGGGCTCTCGGGGATCGTGCCCCAGATCTTCACGACCGCCGGCAACCTCGATGTGCCGAACCGTGGCGTCGTGATCTCCCGGGTCATGGGCGCGGGCTACGTGGGCATCCTCGCCGGCCCCGCGGTGGTCGGCTGGCTCGCCGGTCTCGTCGGTCTCACCCACGCCCTGCTCGTGCCCGTCGGGTGCTGCGTCGTGGCGCTGCTCGTCGCGCACCGCGCCGTCGCGCCGGCCCCGCGCCGCGTGGACGGCGCGGCGCAGGACCGCCGCGTGACGGCGGAGCTCAGGCGGCCGTAG
- a CDS encoding DUF5684 domain-containing protein, with the protein MFLTLAAIAADTSSTATSTTSAASGVFGGLVGYVLGAVAVMGMLGKAGLPRWGGFVPFYNAYLLVKMAGWNGWLFLLLLIPVVNLVFSIMIALRLGRAFGKGGVFSFFLMWLLSIIGYFWCSYDDSTYRHPTTGAPTAA; encoded by the coding sequence ATGTTCCTCACCCTGGCCGCGATCGCGGCCGACACCTCGTCCACCGCCACCTCGACGACGTCCGCCGCCAGCGGCGTCTTCGGCGGCCTCGTCGGCTACGTCCTGGGTGCCGTCGCCGTCATGGGGATGCTCGGCAAGGCGGGCCTGCCGAGGTGGGGCGGCTTCGTGCCGTTCTACAACGCCTACCTGCTCGTCAAGATGGCCGGCTGGAACGGCTGGCTCTTCCTGCTGCTGCTCATCCCGGTCGTCAACCTGGTCTTCTCGATCATGATCGCCCTGCGCCTGGGCCGGGCGTTCGGCAAGGGCGGGGTCTTCAGCTTCTTCCTCATGTGGCTGCTGTCGATCATCGGCTACTTCTGGTGCAGCTACGACGACTCGACGTACCGCCACCCGACGACCGGGGCGCCTACGGCCGCCTGA
- a CDS encoding SDR family oxidoreductase, giving the protein MRVLVTGASGWIGSRLTRELVGAGHDVVGLARSDASAERVRDLGATALRGEMTDHDLLVAAAREADAVAHLAFTLDFNEFGEAVDNEVRLLARLGQALRGSGTAFFAASGTPTSHATVATERDRLDPDGPAGGRARTADAVLALSDLGLRSGLVRMPRTVHGRGDRNGLIAMLVALDRRRGVAAYVGDGSNRWPAVHVDDAAHLFRLALEQAPAGSVLHAVAEEGVALRDVAEAVARRTGLPSASVDPAGLGVFGALLGGDQPASSALTRRLLDWLPGGPTLLEDLEAGHYTD; this is encoded by the coding sequence ATGCGCGTGCTCGTCACCGGAGCCTCGGGCTGGATCGGCAGCCGCCTCACCCGCGAGCTGGTCGGCGCCGGCCACGACGTCGTCGGGCTCGCCCGCTCCGACGCCTCCGCGGAACGGGTCCGCGACCTCGGCGCCACCGCGCTGCGCGGCGAGATGACCGACCACGACCTGCTCGTCGCCGCGGCCCGCGAGGCCGACGCCGTCGCCCACCTCGCCTTCACGCTCGACTTCAACGAGTTCGGCGAGGCGGTCGACAACGAGGTGCGCCTGCTCGCCCGCCTCGGGCAGGCGCTGCGCGGATCCGGTACGGCGTTCTTCGCGGCCTCGGGGACGCCGACGAGCCACGCCACGGTGGCCACGGAACGCGATCGGCTGGACCCCGACGGACCGGCCGGCGGACGCGCGCGCACCGCCGACGCCGTCCTCGCCCTGTCCGACCTCGGGCTGCGCTCCGGGCTGGTGCGGATGCCCCGCACCGTGCACGGGCGCGGCGACCGGAACGGGCTGATCGCGATGCTCGTCGCGCTCGACCGCCGACGGGGGGTCGCGGCCTACGTCGGCGACGGGTCGAACCGGTGGCCGGCCGTGCACGTCGACGACGCGGCCCATCTGTTCCGGCTCGCGCTCGAGCAGGCCCCCGCCGGGTCGGTGCTGCACGCCGTCGCCGAGGAGGGGGTCGCCCTGCGCGACGTCGCCGAGGCCGTCGCGCGACGGACGGGCCTGCCGTCGGCGTCGGTCGACCCGGCCGGGCTCGGCGTCTTCGGTGCGCTGCTCGGCGGCGACCAACCCGCCTCGAGCGCCCTGACGCGCCGCCTGCTCGACTGGCTCCCGGGTGGCCCCACGCTGCTGGAGGACCTGGAGGCCGGCCACTACACCGACTGA
- a CDS encoding TetR/AcrR family transcriptional regulator yields MARWEPDARGRLLRAALELFAERGYDATTAAAIAERAGLTKTTLFRQFADKREILFQGQADSVRVADSAVRAAPAGASALEALREALAALCDGHTPDHRDTGRRIAPIVATSPELQERAGAKRASIAAALQGALADRTGDVDVAGALADLGVRAYYGGFDEWVVGDEDVPLREVVLTRLDRLVAGVGGALAPSAGRRR; encoded by the coding sequence ATGGCACGCTGGGAGCCGGATGCACGCGGTCGGCTGCTGCGCGCCGCCCTCGAGCTCTTCGCCGAGCGGGGGTACGACGCCACGACCGCGGCGGCCATCGCCGAGCGCGCCGGGTTGACCAAGACGACGCTGTTCCGTCAGTTCGCCGACAAGCGCGAGATCCTGTTCCAGGGGCAGGCGGACTCGGTGCGGGTCGCGGACTCCGCCGTGCGCGCCGCCCCCGCCGGGGCCTCCGCGCTCGAGGCGCTGCGGGAGGCGCTCGCCGCGCTCTGCGACGGGCACACCCCCGACCATCGCGACACCGGACGCCGGATCGCGCCGATCGTCGCCACGAGCCCCGAGCTGCAGGAGCGGGCGGGAGCCAAGCGGGCGAGCATCGCCGCGGCCCTGCAGGGCGCCCTGGCCGACCGCACCGGTGACGTCGACGTCGCGGGTGCGCTGGCCGACCTGGGGGTCCGTGCCTACTACGGCGGGTTCGACGAGTGGGTCGTCGGGGACGAGGACGTCCCGCTGCGCGAGGTCGTCCTGACCCGCCTCGACCGCCTGGTGGCGGGAGTGGGCGGCGCGCTCGCGCCGTCCGCGGGAAGACGGCGGTGA